The Natrinema caseinilyticum genomic sequence TGCGTTGCGAGACGCACTCGACCCCCGACACGAAAAACGATGACCAGCGAACCACTACTCTCGATCCGGAACCTGCGGACGTACTTCCACACCGACGACGGAGTCGTCAAAGCGGTCGACGGCATCAGCTTCGACGTGAACCGCGGCGAAACCGTCTGTCTCGTCGGTGAGAGCGGGTCCGGAAAATCCGTGACTGGCGAATCGGTGACGAAACTGCTCCCGATGCCACCCGGCGAACTCGTCGGCGGGTCGGTGGTCTTCGACGGCGAAGACGTCGGTACCGTCTCCGACGCCAGGTTGCGGGAGCTACGCGGCGGCCGGATCGGACACGTCTTCCAGAACCCGGAGGGTGCGCTCAACCCCGTTTACACCGTCGGATACCAGATCCGGGAAGCGATCACCGCTCATCGGGACGTCCCGGCGTCGACGGCCCGCCGACGGGCGATCGATCTCCTCGAGGATGTCGGCATCCCGGAAGCGACGACTCGAATCGACGACTATCCACACGAGTTCTCCGGCGGAATGAAACAGCGCGTCGTGATCGCGATGGCACTCGCCTGCGAGCCGGACCTGTTGATCGCGGACGAGCCGACGACGGCACTGGACGTCACGATCGAGGCACAGATACTCGAGCGTTTTCGAGCGCTGCAAGCGGCATACGACATGGGTATCGTCTTCATCACGCACGATCTCGGCGTCGTCGCCGAGATAGCAGATACAGTCGCCGTCATGTACGCGGGGAAGGTGATGGAAATCGGCCCCGTCGAGGACATCTTCGAGAATCCGGCCCATCCATACACGAAAGCGCTACTCGACTGCCTTCCAGGCCGATCGGACCTCGACCCCATCCCTGGGACGCTCCCCAGCGCGATCGATCCGCCGTCGGGGTGTCGGTTCCACGAGCGGTGTGCGTACGCGACCGAGGAGTGTCGCCGCGGTGACCAGCCGCCGATGACCGACCTCGGGGACGGTCGGCGAGCGTCCTGCGTTCACTGGCGCGACGGCGCCGATGGTCTCCCGAACCTCGTGGAGGCGCCCGACGTAGGCCCGGGTTTCGGGGGTGGCAGATGAGCGCGGACCGCCCGCTACTCGAGGTCGATTCCCTGGAGAAACACTTCCCAATGACACGGGGCGTGCTGAACGACGAGATCGGCCGCGTGCGGGCCGTCGATGGGATCTCCTTCGAGATCGAAGCGGGCGAAACGTTCGGCATCGTCGGCGAATCCGGGTGCGGAAAGTCGACCGCGGCACGGACCATCCTCCGTCTCGAGGAGCCGACCGGCGGGTCGGTCCGGTTCGACGGACGGGACGTCACCGAGTACGACCGGGCGGAACTGAAGCGGTTCCGACGCGAGGCCCAGCTGGTGTTTCAGGACCCGGATTCGAGTCTGGATCCGCGAATGAGCGTCGGCGAATCGCTTGCGGAGCCGCTGATCGTCCACGGAATGAGCGATCGCGAGCGCCGCAGATCGATCGTCGAGAAGCTCCTGGTCCGAGTCGGATTGCACGCGGACGACCTCGATCGGTACCCCCACGAGTTCTCGGGCGGGCAGAAACAGCGAATCGGACTCGCCCGGGCGCTCGTCTTGAATCCGCGGCTGCTCGTTGCGGACGAACCGGTCAGCGCGCTCGACGTTTCCGTGCAGGCGGAAATCCTCGAACTCGTGGCCGACCTCCAGCGGGAGTTCGGCCTGAGCGTCCTGGTCATTAGCCACAACCTCGGGATCGTTCGACACATCTGCGATCGCGTCGGGGTCATGTACCTCGGGAAACTCGTCGAAGTCGGCCCGGCGGGGGACCTGTTCTCGAACCCGAAACACCCCTATACGCGCGCACTGGTTTCGGCGATCCCCTCGACCGACCGTTCCCAGCGCGGACGGCGGGTCGGACTCGACGGCGACGTCCCCGATCCCGCGAATCCGCCCAGAGGCTGTCGGTTCCACACTCGCTGTCCGGACGTCGTTCCACCGAACGGGTACGATATCGAACAGGATACCTGGCGTACCGTCCTCGACTTCAAGCAACGCGTCGAGTCGGGAATCTCGAGAGCCGAACTGTTCGATCTGGTGTATCCCGCGTCGACGACCGAAGAGCGCGAGGCCTCCGGCCGGCTGCCTGCCGGCGACGTCGAGGACGCGTTCCGTTCCGAGTACGGACTCGACGCACCACTCGAGGACGCGCGACTCGAATCCGTGTTCGTCCGTACCGTCGAGCGGATCGCATCCGGCGACGTGGGTGCGGCCCGCGAGTTGCTCGACGACGAGTTACCGACGGTCTGCCAGCACTCGAGCCCGGATCTCGTCGCGGAGAACGGACACCGGGTCACCTGTCACCTGATCGACGAGCCACCCCGCTCGGCGGACGCACCCGCGAGCGACCGCGACGCACTTCGATCGGACGACGCGGACGAGTGAGTCGGTCGCTCGGTCGACGAGCGGCCACTCTGTCGAGTGCCACTCGAGGTTCTCGATCCGGCAGCGTAGCCGGGCGGACACAGAAACCCGTCGACCGAGACAATTATTTGACGCTATCGCTGGTAGCGGGTCGTATGGAGCTCCCGTCGTTCTCGAGTTACTGGAACGAAATCGAACCGACGCTGTTGATCGCCATCGGCTTCGTCCTGTTCATCTTTCCCGAACCGGCGACCTCCGCGTTCGGCGCGGGACTCATGCTCCTCGGCGTCAGCTGGTGGTTCTACGAGTGGGGACGGTGAAGATGTGCCAGTCGGCGAGGGAGCACCGGTGGCGCGGAGACCACTCGGAGTGAGTCGACTCCGACCGACGTGACTCGTTTCGACCGCCGTAACTTCCCGTTGCTCCTCGACCGCGTTGCTCGCTCGGTGTTGACGAGAGCGGCGTCGCGTTTCCGTCGCCTCAATCGCCGGTCGCCGTGCGATCGGACGCCGCCGTGACAGACTTCGCGTCAGCGCGCGGAACCTCGAGCGTCACGACGGTGCCGCGGGGATCGTTGTCCGTAACGGAGAACTGTCCGCCCGTCCGGGTGACGATCCAGTTGACCAGCCAGAGGCCGAGCCCGTTCGCGTGTCGGAGCTGCGTGATTTCCCGATCGCCCTCGAGAAGGTCGCGCTCGTCGTCGGGGATTCCGGGTCCGTCGTCGGCGATCGAGAGCGTGAGTATATCGTCCTCCGGGCAGTCCGAAAGCGTCACGTCGATGCTCGGACGCGGCCGATCGGTGTGCTCGACGGCGTTCTCGAGGACCTGAAAGATGGCCGTTTGCAGGTACTCGTCGACGCGAGCGAAGCTTCGGTCCGGCAGCGAGCAGTCGACGTCGACGTCGCTGTGGGTACTCTCGAGGCGGGCGACGGCCCGCTCGACTGCGCGGGTCTTCGCGGCGAGATCGCTGCGGATGCTCGAGTACAAGTGCGAACGCGAAGGGACGCACTTTGTGGCCGTCGATCCGGCTGGCACGACCAAAGAGTGTGCAGCCTGCGGCGTTTCAACCGACAAACCGTTGTGGGTCCGCGAACACTCGTGTCCGTCGTGCGGGTTCGCCTCCGACAGGGATTGGAATGCAGCGTGGAACATTTTTTCTCGCGGAATCAAGCAGTTAGGAGCGGGACGCTCCGAATCAACGTGGTTCGAAAATCTCCGATTTTCGTCATCACGAAAGGCTTCGCCTTTCGAACGACCTGTGGAGACTGCGCTCCCTACGGGGACCCATTCGGTTCCTGCAAAGCGCGTCGTTGAATCAGGAAGCTCCACCCTCGAGGAGCGAGCGCAAGCGAGCGAGTAGGGTGGGGTAGTTCACATTCGACTCACGATCTGAGTCGTCACCGCCGCAGTGAAGAACGTCCCGTCAGCGCCCGGCTCGTGTCCGCTATGCCATCGTATTCGTGTCAGCGAAGCCCTCGAGGATACCCTGGCCGTCGGTCGGGCCGACGTCGGGAAGGGTGACGCGCTCGGGATGGGGCATCAACACCGCGACGGTGTCGCGGTCGCCGAGGACGCCGGCAACGTTGTGTTTGGATCCGTTGGGGTTCACTTCGGGTCCGGTCTCCC encodes the following:
- a CDS encoding ABC transporter ATP-binding protein — its product is MTSEPLLSIRNLRTYFHTDDGVVKAVDGISFDVNRGETVCLVGESGSGKSVTGESVTKLLPMPPGELVGGSVVFDGEDVGTVSDARLRELRGGRIGHVFQNPEGALNPVYTVGYQIREAITAHRDVPASTARRRAIDLLEDVGIPEATTRIDDYPHEFSGGMKQRVVIAMALACEPDLLIADEPTTALDVTIEAQILERFRALQAAYDMGIVFITHDLGVVAEIADTVAVMYAGKVMEIGPVEDIFENPAHPYTKALLDCLPGRSDLDPIPGTLPSAIDPPSGCRFHERCAYATEECRRGDQPPMTDLGDGRRASCVHWRDGADGLPNLVEAPDVGPGFGGGR
- a CDS encoding ABC transporter ATP-binding protein, with product MSADRPLLEVDSLEKHFPMTRGVLNDEIGRVRAVDGISFEIEAGETFGIVGESGCGKSTAARTILRLEEPTGGSVRFDGRDVTEYDRAELKRFRREAQLVFQDPDSSLDPRMSVGESLAEPLIVHGMSDRERRRSIVEKLLVRVGLHADDLDRYPHEFSGGQKQRIGLARALVLNPRLLVADEPVSALDVSVQAEILELVADLQREFGLSVLVISHNLGIVRHICDRVGVMYLGKLVEVGPAGDLFSNPKHPYTRALVSAIPSTDRSQRGRRVGLDGDVPDPANPPRGCRFHTRCPDVVPPNGYDIEQDTWRTVLDFKQRVESGISRAELFDLVYPASTTEEREASGRLPAGDVEDAFRSEYGLDAPLEDARLESVFVRTVERIASGDVGAARELLDDELPTVCQHSSPDLVAENGHRVTCHLIDEPPRSADAPASDRDALRSDDADE